In Paraburkholderia flagellata, a genomic segment contains:
- a CDS encoding TetR/AcrR family transcriptional regulator, protein MDCTPATPQRLTDRKRAAIVAAAIDEFLASGFDATSMDRIAARASVSKRTVYNHFPSKEALFASILCQLWDSSATADAPAYRAGEPLRVQLIELLMRKLRLLNDEAFFKLARVAIAAGIHSPERARDMVARIGEREEDLTVWVRAAAADGRLKATDPAFAAQQLHGVVKAFAFWPQVAMGQPPLDEAQQRQVAESSADLFLARYA, encoded by the coding sequence ATGGATTGCACCCCAGCCACCCCTCAGCGTCTGACCGACCGCAAGCGCGCCGCGATTGTCGCGGCGGCCATCGACGAATTTCTGGCCTCGGGCTTCGACGCCACGAGCATGGACCGTATTGCCGCGCGGGCGAGCGTCTCGAAGCGCACGGTCTACAACCATTTCCCGAGCAAGGAGGCGCTGTTCGCGTCGATCCTGTGCCAGCTCTGGGACTCGAGTGCGACCGCCGACGCGCCGGCCTATCGCGCCGGCGAGCCGCTACGCGTACAGCTCATCGAGTTGCTGATGCGCAAGCTGCGGCTCCTGAACGACGAAGCGTTTTTCAAGCTCGCGCGTGTGGCGATCGCGGCGGGCATCCACTCGCCCGAACGCGCGCGCGACATGGTGGCCCGCATTGGCGAGCGCGAAGAGGACCTCACGGTCTGGGTGCGCGCCGCCGCCGCCGATGGCCGCTTGAAAGCGACCGACCCGGCGTTCGCCGCGCAGCAACTGCACGGCGTCGTGAAGGCATTCGCCTTCTGGCCGCAGGTCGCGATGGGCCAGCCGCCGCTCGACGAGGCGCAGCAGCGCCAGGTCGCCGAGTCGTCCGCCGATCTCTTCCTCGCGCGCTACGCGTGA
- a CDS encoding LacI family DNA-binding transcriptional regulator: MVTLSEVARRARVTAATVSNVLRNREKVRPETAERVLQAIAELGYRPNLNARALAQGRSSTLALMLSNISNPFYPEFVLAAERAARKAGHFLMVCNTDDDAQIGRAYLNQIAGTFADGVLVMNTDIAMNELCISAMHNGPILLAMWEHPENPPVLPCVAVDFARAGALAAQHLLELGHRNIAMLIGDGCGGLQDARSEGFRTALREGGVDPESLLQMQVRDSIDSGYAAGHELLARHPGVSAIFATNDLLAIGAIQALVSMGRAVPDDVSVIGITDIQLAHQMRPALTTVAIQTDAVAELSIRSLIRLIDEPDQQPPMVLGPPPELVTRMSTGPRRRRARA, encoded by the coding sequence ATGGTCACCTTGTCAGAAGTCGCGCGCCGCGCACGTGTCACCGCGGCGACCGTCTCGAACGTGCTGCGCAACCGCGAGAAGGTCCGTCCCGAGACGGCCGAGCGCGTGCTGCAGGCCATCGCCGAACTGGGCTACCGGCCCAACCTCAACGCGCGCGCGCTCGCGCAGGGCCGCTCCTCCACGCTCGCGCTCATGCTCTCGAACATCTCCAACCCGTTCTACCCCGAGTTCGTACTCGCGGCCGAGCGCGCCGCGCGCAAGGCGGGCCACTTCCTGATGGTCTGCAACACTGACGACGACGCGCAAATTGGCCGTGCCTACCTGAACCAGATTGCGGGCACCTTCGCGGACGGCGTACTCGTGATGAACACCGACATCGCCATGAACGAACTGTGCATTTCGGCCATGCACAACGGCCCCATTCTGCTGGCGATGTGGGAACACCCCGAGAATCCGCCCGTGCTGCCGTGCGTGGCCGTGGACTTCGCGCGTGCCGGCGCGCTTGCCGCACAGCATCTGCTTGAGTTGGGACACCGAAATATCGCCATGCTGATCGGCGACGGCTGCGGCGGCTTGCAGGATGCGCGTTCGGAAGGATTCCGAACGGCCTTGCGCGAGGGCGGCGTGGATCCCGAGAGCTTGCTGCAGATGCAGGTGCGCGACTCGATCGACTCCGGCTACGCGGCCGGCCACGAATTGCTGGCGCGGCACCCTGGCGTGAGCGCGATCTTCGCGACCAACGACCTGCTCGCGATTGGCGCGATTCAGGCGCTCGTCAGCATGGGCCGCGCCGTGCCCGACGATGTGTCCGTGATCGGCATCACCGACATTCAGCTCGCCCATCAGATGCGCCCCGCGCTCACCACGGTCGCGATCCAGACCGACGCGGTGGCGGAACTGTCGATCCGCAGCCTGATCCGGCTGATCGACGAACCGGACCAGCAGCCGCCCATGGTGCTCGGGCCGCCGCCGGAGCTCGTCACGCGCATGTCCACAGGGCCGCGCAGGCGGCGCGCGCGGGCCTGA
- a CDS encoding YciI family protein — translation MPFMLLIAEPRGQRETRAQSEGEALYARMVEFADQLAAEGKLIDAHALTSDTNGARVQVREGRASIIDGPFAEAKEMIGGFFLVDCATRDEALAIARRCPAAQWASVDVRETGPCFR, via the coding sequence ATGCCATTCATGCTGCTCATCGCCGAACCGCGTGGCCAGCGCGAGACGCGCGCGCAATCCGAAGGCGAGGCGCTGTACGCGCGCATGGTCGAGTTCGCGGATCAACTCGCCGCCGAGGGCAAGCTGATCGACGCGCACGCGCTTACCTCCGACACGAACGGCGCGCGCGTGCAGGTGCGCGAAGGCCGCGCGAGCATCATCGACGGCCCGTTTGCCGAAGCGAAGGAGATGATTGGCGGCTTTTTCCTGGTCGATTGTGCAACGCGCGACGAGGCGCTCGCCATCGCGCGGCGCTGTCCCGCGGCGCAATGGGCGAGCGTCGACGTGCGTGAAACCGGGCCGTGCTTCCGCTGA
- a CDS encoding RNA polymerase sigma factor, which translates to MGTDVHVAGGDRKGRARFVTGQSDKRDAFAATRRAVEAVWRIESAKVIAHAARIVRDVGVAEEIAQDAFVAALESWPASGIPENPGAWLMTAAKHRALDRLRRAASHARAHEAMGADLEALEAHFAPDFVEALDAAREDEIGDDLLRLVFVACHPVLPKEGRAALTLRLLGGLTTAEIARAFLVPEATVAQRIVRAKRTLAEAKVPFEVPRLADLEPRLASVFEVIYLIFNEGYAATAGPDWTRPALCEEALRLGRMLAELVPLEGEAHGLVALMELQASRLSARVDRAGRAVLLADQDRGRWDALLIRRGLAAIARGAACAGAPGPYALQAALAACHARAPSAAATDWAQIVSIYDALLKLDASPVVRLNRAVAVGMAQGPQAALDLVDALREEPALRHYPWLPATRGDLLEKLARHAEAREQFERAASLTQNARDREVLLARAQACAPRT; encoded by the coding sequence CTGGGAACTGATGTACATGTCGCCGGCGGCGATCGAAAAGGGCGCGCACGGTTCGTGACCGGCCAGAGCGACAAGCGGGACGCATTTGCCGCAACGCGCCGCGCGGTCGAGGCAGTGTGGCGCATCGAGTCGGCGAAGGTGATCGCCCACGCCGCGCGCATCGTGCGCGACGTGGGCGTGGCCGAGGAAATCGCGCAGGACGCGTTCGTTGCCGCGCTGGAAAGCTGGCCCGCGAGCGGCATTCCCGAGAACCCCGGAGCGTGGCTCATGACCGCCGCGAAACATCGCGCGCTCGACCGGCTGCGTCGCGCGGCTTCGCATGCCCGCGCGCACGAGGCGATGGGCGCGGATCTCGAAGCACTGGAAGCGCACTTCGCGCCCGACTTCGTCGAGGCGCTCGACGCCGCGCGCGAGGACGAAATTGGTGACGACCTGCTGCGGCTCGTTTTCGTTGCGTGCCATCCCGTGCTGCCGAAGGAGGGGCGCGCCGCGCTCACGTTGCGCTTGCTCGGCGGGCTCACCACGGCCGAGATCGCGCGTGCGTTTCTCGTGCCCGAGGCGACCGTCGCACAGCGCATCGTGCGGGCCAAGCGCACGCTCGCGGAGGCGAAAGTCCCGTTCGAAGTGCCGCGTCTCGCCGACCTCGAGCCGCGGCTTGCTTCGGTGTTCGAAGTGATTTACCTGATCTTCAACGAAGGCTACGCGGCCACGGCGGGCCCGGACTGGACACGGCCCGCACTGTGTGAAGAAGCGCTGCGGCTTGGCCGCATGCTCGCGGAACTGGTTCCGCTAGAGGGCGAGGCGCACGGCCTGGTTGCGTTGATGGAACTGCAGGCTTCGCGCCTGAGCGCGCGCGTGGACCGCGCAGGGCGCGCCGTGCTGCTCGCCGATCAGGACCGCGGCCGATGGGACGCGCTTTTGATCCGGCGCGGGCTGGCCGCGATCGCGCGCGGCGCGGCTTGCGCGGGTGCGCCGGGCCCGTATGCGCTGCAGGCCGCGCTTGCGGCGTGCCATGCACGCGCGCCGAGTGCGGCGGCAACCGACTGGGCGCAGATCGTTTCAATTTACGACGCGCTGCTGAAACTCGACGCGTCGCCCGTTGTGCGACTCAATCGCGCCGTGGCGGTGGGCATGGCGCAAGGGCCACAGGCGGCGCTCGACCTCGTCGATGCGCTGCGCGAAGAGCCCGCCCTGCGCCACTATCCGTGGCTGCCGGCCACACGCGGCGACCTGCTCGAAAAGCTCGCGCGCCATGCCGAAGCGCGCGAGCAATTCGAGCGTGCGGCCTCGCTCACGCAAAACGCCCGCGACCGCGAAGTGCTGCTGGCAAGGGCGCAGGCGTGCGCGCCGCGTACCTGA
- the solA gene encoding N-methyl-L-tryptophan oxidase: protein MPFTARPVPMWGPGAQTFARRRAHGAYMQDTHASNRHFDTIIVGAGSMGMAAGYYLSRLGNKVLLLDAGDPPHDQGAHHGGTRLIRHAYGEGAAYVPLALRAQQLWEDLEQQTQTALFVRTGVVNIGSPGDAFLREVQASAASHGIALETLDAAAASTRWPAWRLKPEQIANFEPGAGVLYCERAISAYRQLATALGATLATNTRVTRVECHGRESVNVWSDKHEKFTARDLIVCAGRSTRDLLAPLGIDVPVTRVRKSFAWFECEPGLFAPERFPGFFVASEVGGYYGFPDLDGSGLKLGRHDAGEPIAADAPLAPFGAEPTDLGDLQAFLERYLPDAGKLRVGRACEYDMTPDEHFIIDRVPTCPNVHVATGFSGHGFKFASAIGEALAERITQGESRIDLAMFARKRFA from the coding sequence ATGCCCTTCACGGCGCGCCCGGTCCCCATGTGGGGGCCGGGCGCGCAAACGTTCGCGCGCCGCCGCGCGCACGGGGCATACATGCAGGACACACACGCAAGCAATCGACATTTCGACACGATCATCGTCGGCGCCGGCTCGATGGGCATGGCGGCCGGCTATTATCTGAGCCGGCTCGGCAACAAGGTGCTGCTGCTCGACGCCGGCGATCCGCCTCACGATCAGGGTGCGCATCACGGCGGCACGCGCCTCATTCGCCACGCCTATGGCGAAGGCGCCGCCTACGTGCCGCTCGCGCTGCGCGCCCAGCAGCTTTGGGAAGACCTCGAGCAACAAACGCAAACGGCCCTTTTCGTGCGCACGGGCGTCGTCAATATCGGCTCGCCCGGCGACGCGTTTCTGCGCGAGGTGCAGGCGAGCGCCGCCAGCCACGGCATTGCGCTGGAAACGCTCGACGCAGCCGCTGCCAGCACGCGCTGGCCCGCATGGCGCCTCAAGCCGGAGCAAATCGCGAACTTCGAACCCGGCGCTGGCGTGCTCTATTGCGAGCGCGCGATCAGCGCTTACCGCCAACTCGCGACCGCACTCGGCGCAACGCTCGCCACGAATACGCGAGTCACGCGCGTCGAGTGCCATGGGCGGGAGAGCGTCAACGTCTGGAGCGACAAGCACGAAAAGTTCACCGCGCGCGACCTGATCGTGTGCGCCGGCAGATCGACTCGTGACCTGCTCGCACCGCTGGGCATCGACGTTCCGGTCACGCGCGTGCGCAAGAGCTTCGCGTGGTTCGAATGCGAGCCCGGCCTCTTTGCGCCGGAGCGTTTTCCCGGCTTTTTCGTTGCCTCGGAAGTCGGGGGCTATTACGGCTTCCCCGATCTCGACGGCAGCGGCCTGAAACTGGGCCGCCACGATGCCGGCGAACCCATCGCGGCGGACGCACCGCTCGCGCCATTCGGCGCCGAGCCGACCGATCTCGGCGATCTGCAGGCCTTCCTCGAACGCTATTTACCTGACGCGGGCAAGCTGCGCGTGGGTCGCGCATGCGAATACGACATGACGCCGGACGAGCATTTCATCATCGACCGGGTGCCCACCTGCCCGAACGTGCACGTCGCAACGGGCTTTTCGGGGCACGGTTTCAAGTTCGCCAGCGCGATTGGCGAGGCGCTGGCCGAGCGGATCACGCAGGGCGAAAGCCGCATCGACCTTGCGATGTTCGCGCGCAAGCGCTTTGCATGA
- a CDS encoding VOC family protein, whose product MHKHIFVNLGVRDLKRSMDFFGQLGFTFDPKFTNEQAACMVIGENIYAMLLTNGFMRTFTDKALVDARESTEVLTCLSCVSREEVDTLVEKALAAGGTSKRPPMECGTDMYGRSFEDPDGHIWELMYMSPAAIEKGAHGS is encoded by the coding sequence ATGCATAAGCACATCTTCGTCAATCTGGGCGTGCGCGATCTCAAGCGCTCGATGGACTTCTTCGGCCAGCTCGGTTTCACGTTCGACCCAAAATTCACCAACGAGCAGGCCGCCTGCATGGTGATCGGCGAGAACATCTACGCCATGCTGCTCACCAACGGCTTCATGCGCACTTTCACCGACAAGGCGCTCGTCGACGCCCGCGAAAGCACCGAGGTGCTGACGTGCCTCTCGTGCGTGTCTCGTGAGGAAGTGGACACGCTCGTGGAAAAGGCGCTCGCGGCGGGCGGCACCTCGAAGCGTCCGCCGATGGAATGCGGCACCGATATGTATGGGCGCAGCTTCGAAGACCCCGACGGCCACATCTGGGAACTGATGTACATGTCGCCGGCGGCGATCGAAAAGGGCGCGCACGGTTCGTGA
- a CDS encoding ABC transporter substrate-binding protein: MKTFGSLARASAAVAIVAATAFTSIAANAGTLTVNVSARANQRSTWQDAFDKFQKANPDVNLKVSYITEEAYKVQMGGWLATDPPDVVSWHDGERMAYYAQRGLLEDLSPDWAKNGWNEQYASVKGASTWNGKQYAAPLGYDAYGFFYRKDLFAKAGIKSEPKTFDELLESCKKLNAIGVQPIAVAARDSWTLAAWFDYLDLRINGNEFHQQLMAGQIPYTDPRVKKVYTTWKTLMDNHCFMENALSYDVDSIAPVLVNGKAAMMLMGTFFSASFPANMKQDVGFFRFPIIDANVPTAEDGPVNVLLIPAKAKNKADARRLLAFMETPAINAELAQGWGQLPSNNKAAEPDDPISKVGFQTLASTRGGIAQFYDRDMQKEMADEGMKAMQQFYSDPSQLDTLLARLETTRQRIYHK, from the coding sequence ATGAAAACGTTCGGTTCGCTAGCCCGCGCCTCGGCCGCCGTTGCGATCGTTGCAGCGACGGCGTTCACGAGCATCGCCGCCAATGCCGGGACGCTCACGGTCAACGTCTCGGCGCGCGCCAACCAGCGCTCGACATGGCAAGACGCCTTCGACAAATTCCAGAAGGCCAACCCCGACGTCAACCTCAAGGTATCCTATATAACGGAGGAGGCCTACAAGGTGCAGATGGGCGGCTGGCTCGCGACCGATCCGCCCGACGTGGTGTCGTGGCACGACGGCGAGCGCATGGCCTACTACGCTCAGCGCGGCCTGCTGGAAGACCTTTCGCCGGACTGGGCCAAAAACGGCTGGAACGAACAGTATGCGTCGGTGAAGGGCGCGTCCACATGGAACGGCAAGCAGTACGCCGCGCCGCTGGGCTATGACGCCTATGGCTTCTTCTACCGCAAGGATCTGTTCGCCAAGGCCGGCATCAAGTCCGAGCCGAAGACCTTCGACGAGTTGCTGGAGAGCTGCAAGAAGCTCAACGCCATTGGCGTGCAGCCCATTGCCGTGGCCGCGCGCGATAGCTGGACGCTGGCTGCCTGGTTCGACTATCTGGACCTGCGCATCAACGGCAACGAGTTCCATCAGCAGTTGATGGCCGGTCAGATTCCCTATACCGATCCACGCGTGAAGAAGGTGTACACCACCTGGAAGACGCTGATGGACAACCATTGCTTCATGGAAAACGCGCTCTCCTACGATGTGGATTCGATCGCGCCGGTGCTCGTAAACGGCAAGGCGGCGATGATGCTGATGGGCACGTTCTTCTCGGCTAGCTTCCCGGCGAACATGAAGCAGGATGTGGGCTTCTTCCGCTTCCCGATCATCGACGCCAATGTGCCGACGGCCGAAGACGGTCCCGTGAACGTGCTGCTCATTCCGGCGAAGGCCAAAAACAAGGCCGATGCGCGCCGTCTGCTGGCCTTCATGGAAACACCCGCGATCAACGCCGAACTCGCGCAGGGCTGGGGCCAGCTGCCTTCGAACAACAAGGCCGCGGAGCCTGACGATCCGATCTCCAAGGTGGGCTTCCAGACGCTCGCGAGCACGCGCGGGGGCATTGCGCAGTTCTACGACCGCGACATGCAAAAGGAAATGGCCGACGAAGGCATGAAGGCCATGCAGCAGTTCTACAGCGACCCGTCGCAACTCGACACGCTGCTTGCGCGCCTCGAAACGACGCGCCAGCGCATCTACCACAAGTAA
- a CDS encoding YciI family protein, which yields MRFMIMVRANALTEAGEPPDDVEIFAEMARYHDELAKAGVLLDASGLQPSSRGFRVHYTNGKPTIVDGPFAETKELIAGYTLIQVRSRDEALEWARRFPSPFGRAECEVEVRQLYELDELPQCEGVESFRQLQEQLKSS from the coding sequence ATGCGATTCATGATCATGGTGCGCGCCAACGCGTTGACGGAAGCGGGTGAGCCGCCCGACGACGTGGAAATATTCGCCGAGATGGCCCGCTATCACGACGAACTGGCGAAGGCGGGCGTGCTGCTCGATGCCTCGGGCCTGCAGCCGAGTTCACGTGGTTTTCGCGTGCACTACACCAACGGCAAGCCTACGATCGTCGATGGTCCGTTCGCCGAAACGAAGGAGCTGATCGCCGGCTATACGCTGATCCAGGTGCGCTCGCGCGACGAAGCGCTCGAATGGGCGCGCCGCTTCCCGTCTCCCTTCGGCCGCGCCGAATGCGAAGTCGAAGTGCGGCAGCTCTACGAACTCGACGAACTTCCGCAGTGCGAGGGCGTCGAGAGTTTTCGCCAGCTTCAGGAACAACTTAAGTCATCCTGA
- a CDS encoding ABC transporter ATP-binding protein, with protein MATIQLSGVGKRYGDHPPVVRRVDLDIGHHEFCVFLGPSGCGKSTLLRMIAGLEELSEGELRIGSRVVTDVPAAERGVAMVFQSYALFPHMTVFENIAFGLKIAKVPKAEIERRVRDAARSLQLEALLDRHPKALSGGQRQRVAIGRAIVREPGVFLFDEPLSNLDAALRSHTRVEIARLHQRFTDASVVYVTHDQVEAMTLADRIVLLHAGADMERHGSVAQSGAPLDLYHHPKSRFVAGFIGSPRMNFIDATVDSVEEEGVRITLQGGETLLACVDGRALQRGQPVTLGVRPEHLRLSGDDQSIACATVLAERLGEHSYLHADHAAGTLVAKAPGDSPVGVGERIRVHVPPQACHLFDAEGVALRRLAAAHAPALA; from the coding sequence ATGGCGACGATACAGCTCTCGGGCGTCGGCAAACGCTACGGCGACCACCCGCCCGTGGTCCGGCGTGTCGATCTCGACATCGGGCATCACGAGTTTTGCGTGTTCCTCGGGCCGTCCGGTTGCGGCAAGTCCACGCTTCTGCGCATGATCGCGGGCCTGGAGGAATTGAGCGAAGGCGAACTGCGCATCGGTTCGCGTGTGGTGACGGACGTGCCCGCCGCCGAGCGTGGCGTGGCGATGGTGTTCCAGAGTTACGCGCTCTTTCCACACATGACGGTGTTCGAAAACATCGCGTTCGGCCTGAAGATCGCGAAGGTGCCGAAAGCCGAGATCGAGCGCCGCGTGCGCGACGCCGCGCGCAGCCTGCAACTGGAGGCGCTGCTTGATCGGCATCCCAAGGCGCTATCGGGCGGGCAGCGGCAGCGCGTTGCCATCGGCCGCGCTATCGTGCGTGAGCCCGGCGTGTTCCTGTTCGACGAGCCGCTTTCCAACCTCGACGCCGCGTTGCGCAGCCACACACGTGTGGAGATCGCGCGCCTGCACCAGCGCTTCACGGATGCGAGCGTCGTGTACGTCACGCATGACCAGGTCGAGGCGATGACGCTCGCCGATCGCATCGTGCTGTTGCACGCGGGCGCCGACATGGAGCGCCACGGCAGCGTGGCGCAAAGCGGCGCGCCGCTCGATCTGTATCACCATCCGAAGTCGCGCTTCGTGGCCGGGTTCATCGGCTCGCCGCGCATGAACTTCATCGATGCGACCGTCGACTCGGTGGAGGAGGAGGGCGTGCGCATCACGCTCCAGGGCGGCGAGACGCTGCTTGCCTGCGTGGACGGCCGTGCATTGCAGCGCGGCCAGCCGGTCACGCTGGGCGTGCGTCCCGAGCATCTGCGGCTGAGCGGCGACGATCAATCGATTGCGTGCGCAACGGTCCTCGCCGAGCGCCTCGGCGAACATAGCTATCTGCACGCGGATCATGCGGCAGGCACACTGGTCGCCAAAGCGCCGGGCGATTCGCCCGTTGGTGTGGGCGAACGCATCCGCGTACACGTGCCGCCGCAAGCGTGCCATTTGTTCGACGCCGAAGGCGTTGCGTTGCGCCGGCTCGCGGCAGCGCACGCGCCGGCGCTGGCCTGA